The following coding sequences lie in one Ctenopharyngodon idella isolate HZGC_01 chromosome 11, HZGC01, whole genome shotgun sequence genomic window:
- the si:dkey-183j2.10 gene encoding probable glutamate receptor, with protein MVRVSNMSGIVSLGIVLLLGSEICIAARQELTVTTIKQDPYTMSKGSQLEGYCMDLLTELAKKLGFKYKVHLVKDGSYGRQDESGNWNGMIGEVVRGEADLAVAPLTLTAAREKAVGMTKPYMQTGISILLRKDIVSEEAGFFDFLSPFSGETWFGILIAYFVTAVCICIVGRLSPCEWSQPETEPNRFTLLHSLWYAAGALSLQGAGPHPKALSGRVISCTWWLFAVVLLACYFSSLSSSQGSDSAPLMIKGFEDLANQEVIEYGTLAGSSTLAFFKNSNNPSYRRIYEHMERRKSFVSSMDEGVQRAKEGNYAFIGESVSLDLAVARHCELVRAHEVIGMRGYSIVTPLGSPMLKNLSVAILQLSEAGELAYLRTKWWASSCIPDSAKALSLRAHSMKGIFLVLAIGLGIGVLLSLFELTSKSRSTAGEQKKSCCTVLTQELSQRLRMTNTQGDQETSDKNKP; from the exons ATG GTCAGAGTCAGCAATATGTCGGGAATTGTCTCTTTAGGCATAGTATTGTTGCTGGGGTCAGAGATCTGCATAGCAG cAAGGCAAGAACTGACAGTTACCACCATAAag CAAGACCCCTACACAATGAGCAAAGGTTCGCAGTTAGAAGGCTACTGTATGGATCTGCTCACTGAGCTGGCTAAGAAACTGGGTTTCAAATACAAAGTTCACCTGGTGAAAGACGGATCGTATGGCCGGCAGGATGAAAGTGGAAACTGGAACGGAATGATTGGGGAGGTTGTTAGAGGG GAAGCCGATCTCGCCGTGGCTCCCCTCACTCTCACCGCTGCCCGCGAGAAGGCTGTGGGAATGACAAAACCTTACATGCAGACCGGAATCAGTATCCTCCTCCGCAAAGATATCGTTTCTGAGGAGGCCGGCTTTTTTGACTTCCTCTCCCCCTTCTCTGGGGAGACCTGGTTCGGCATCCTGATTGCATACTTTGTGACTGCAGTCTGCATCTGCATTGTGGGAAG GTTGAGTCCATGTGAATGGAGTCAGCCGGAGACAGAGCCAAATCGCTTCACACTCCTCCACAGTTTATGGTACGCTGCAGGAGCCCTCAGTCTGCAAG GTGCAGGCCCTCACCCTAAAGCTCTGTCAGGAAGGGTTATCAGTTGTACCTGGTGGTTGTTTGCCGTCGTGCTCCTGGCTTGTTATTTTTCCAGTCTTAGTTCCTCTCAGGGGTCTGACTCTGCTCCGCTCATGATTAAAGGGTTCGAGGACTTGGCCAATCAGGAAGTAATAGAATATGGAACACTTGCTGGCTCCTCCACCCTCGCCTTCTTTAAG AACTCAAATAACCCATCTTACCGTCGTATCTATGAGCACATGGAGCGCAGGAAGAGTTTTGTGTCCTCCATGGATGAGGGTGTCCAGAGAGCAAAGGAAGGAAATTATGCTTTCATTGGAGAATCGGTGTCCCTGGATTTGGCTGTGGCACGGCATTGTGAACTGGTCCGTGCGCATGAGGTCATCGGGATGAGAGGTTACAGCATTGTAACTCCTCTCG GATCTCCTATGCTGAAGAACCTGAGCGTGGCCATCCTGCAGCTGAGCGAGGCTGGGGAGCTGGCGTATCTGCGCACTAAGTGGTGGGCCAGCAGCTGTATACCGGACAGTGCCAAAGCATTGTCTCTGAGGGCTCATAGCATGAAGGGCATATTCCTGGTTCTGGCTATAGGCCTTGGGATTGGAGTGCTGCTCTCCTTGTTTGAACTCACCTCAAAGTCTCGCAGCACTGCAGGGGAGCAGAAG AAATCCTGCTGCACAGTTTTGACTCAGGAGCTGAGCCAGCGTTTGAGAATGACCAACACACAGGGAGACCAAGAAACCTCAGACAAGAACAAGCCATAG